In Aedes albopictus strain Foshan chromosome 3, AalbF5, whole genome shotgun sequence, the following are encoded in one genomic region:
- the LOC115254660 gene encoding uncharacterized protein LOC115254660: MSRHMQSKYLAESRKRRREEEEEIRVSPKPALTSAERMRQYRLRKKQTRENVSVGVDANTITDTAPTVQPDPVPNYILEPLPGRSTDPVWFVAVAQDGSLLFSANVYRVPLRLLSEVEKLKTDNFKAKRLFRRILGKTDLFKLLISLVRRGTVPTLSSSNGFKYPPYPPSLPPLDPISERLISPRLPFMQIRRLRQAQGSYTIIGQVINVPVDVDEMVRALPRELEDDYAFNVCIKKHLIHKSNYLSGFVKKSVVKAWLEYLVTTPLYRREGVSFNQERLSAIASEPQPGSSRDGDAIQLDIIEETNDVEMFAGQQQTLMWNEDKCLEIAPAQNRRPVSIVYDDDAEELSFPDIYLGHPRKFKAGIHVTPFMKATSELRRSDRRGAKPNHLLYMAMKILRLRVTEGLQHVFKSVGTANITRGQLNDRAFVEGLMERNLSFMKSIPNSVQYWYQRKQDLFAMIRQLGKPTMFLTLSASETQWPLLLKQLHKLSSEYNGIALTDPLQELSALQRATLVNDDAVTCCLYFNKLVDVLMTILSSPRFSPLGKHYVVDSFKRIEFQHRGSPHAHIMLWLANDPNETVSEDMPATMELIRKVSSISAVHLPETIKKQIHDHTRTCYKRNEKRCRFNIPYWPMNEERTLIPLTADDSRRDRLRKRASEMRQVLETKAFDTLEEFLDDCKCTYEYYLDVLRSSIKRPTIFLKRAMNELWTNPFNPWIAQKLRSNMDLQFILDVYSCACYLVDYVNKSNRGISGLHRELIALQEQYPDQDYTALLKKVSLKMLNSVEMCAQEAAWVLLRLPMSEASRKVQFLPTMWPHERIRSRKQYRQMDEEEIDEDSTDVWTKNIIQKYEERDGLEDVCLADFAARYTQRRGTNTYTIRNVPRILRWRGYSMNELAEYKRESVLLFWPFRNEVCDILDGNKFLQLYDANEADLLRKRREYDCELNLEQTVEEYLRTCENEEVGEQENAATEKNDEFVRTIIMEPNNDDIEHLPTGALNAVIRQRTNVMSKEDYCAMVRTTNAEQRDLILQMIHSLHSYDESSKPMQIFFTGPAGCGKTFTLRILMETINRYSQAHNAQKNAFVACASTGKAAVAIGGTTVHSAFRITMSRRANSKLSFEMLQLYRNAFANIKAVIIDEVSMIGADILNTIHARLQDISGNYDDPFGGINIVFCGDLRQLPPVNARPVYKPTGNSFHGAVLWQALDFLPLVKVMRQTDVEFSSILTKIGNGQQMTAEETKLIESRFRTVEWCKQNAPGAIRLYHRNADVEAYNNEVLHNQDALDCIADDVFAGYKDAGQLASSRIKLYKMSVVETGGLPYLLRLSVGMPYMITTNVDVEDGVVNGAIGELKYIEKDEDGSVVKLWFKYDNETIGAALRIKSRPTVYSRPGILQPDWTPIAKRSGNIKLSSIIKCKRIQFPVVSACALTVHKSQGGTFSEVVYDYDKSQDQQLVYVGLSRVTTLQGLYLTNSANSFKFHHAKGSNSPKMVDLRNELLRLSNHRLRTLGDELSEVVENSGSACTLMSLNVQSLNAHAQDIATDRILSSVEFLALNETWMDATSPIEIDGYKRITQCKRMGMRAAGVAIYQKETASTVAVPHPIKQLGEDRDETFAEVINYGDICAATVNIMGTEAEIQTETELVSQLSV; this comes from the exons ATGTCTCGACACATGCAGTCCAAGTACCTTGCGGAGTCCCGCAAGCGAAGGCGTGAAGAGGAGGAAGAGATTCGAGTTTCGCCGAAGCCTGCATTGACCAGTGCTGAACGGATGAGGCAGTACAGGCTACGGAAGAAACAAACGCGGGAAAATGTCAGCGTTGGCGTCGACGCAAATACCATTACCGATACAGCTCCGACTGTCCAGCCCGACCCGGTGCCTAATTATATCCTTGAGCCTCTTCCGGGTAGGAGCACCGATCCGGTTTGGTTTGTTGCTGTCGCGCAAGATGGATCGTTACTCTTTAGCG CCAATGTATACAGA GTTCCGCTCCGCCTGTTATCAGAGGTGGAGAAACTCAAGACGGACAATTTCAAAGCCAAG AGATTGTTCCGTCGCATTCTGGGCAAAACAGATTTGTTCAAACTCCTGATATCTCTAGTCAGG CGAGGCACGGTGCCAACTTTGTCATCGTCAAATGGGTTCAAATATCCGCCTTACCCACCGAGTCTACCACCGCTAGACCCAATTAGCGAGAGATTGATCTCGCCTCGACTACCGTTTATGCAGATTCGCCGCCTGCGCCAAGCGCAAG GCAGTTACACGATCATTGGTCAGGTGATCAATGTTCCAGTAGATGTAGATGAGATGGTTAGGGCACTTCCACGCGAGCTTGAAGATGATTATGCTTTTAACGTGTGCATTAAAAAGCACCTTATTCATAAATCAAATTACTTGTCTGGATTCGTCAAAAAGTCTGTGGTGAAAGCTTGGTTGGAATATCTTGTTACCACTCCTTTGTATAGACGGGAGGGGGTAAGTTTTAACCAGGAACGATTGAGCGCTATTGCTTCTGAGCCTCAACCTGGTTCATCGCGGGATGGAGACGCGATCCAGCTGGATATCATCGAGGAAACCAATGATGTGGAGATGTTTGCTGGTCAACAACAGACACTTATGTGGAATGAGGATAAGTGTTTGGAAATCGCCCCAGCTCAAAACAGGAGACCAGTTTCCATCGTTTACGATGATGATGCCGAGGAGCTTTCCTTTCCGGATATTTATCTTGGACACCCCAGAAAATTCAAGGCTGGGATTCACGTCACGCCTTTCATGAAGGCTACTAGTGAGCTGAGACGGAGTGATAGGCGAGGAGCCAAGCCCAACCATTTGCTGTACATGGCTATGAAGATTCTGCGTCTTCGAGTTACCGAAGGGTTACAGCATGTCTTCAAAAGCGTGGGAACCGCGAACATAACGCGAGGACAGCTCAACGACCGAGCTTTCGTGGAAGGTCTTATGGAACGGAACCTGTCGTTTATGAAGTCGATACCAAATTCAGTGCAATATTGGTATCAAAGGAAACAGGACCTTTTTGCCATGATACGACAGTTGGGGAAGCCAACCATGTTCCTGACTCTGAGTGCCAGTGAAACTCAATGGCCTCTTTTGTTGAAGCAGCTACACAAACTCTCCAGTGAGTATAACGGCATTGCTTTAACAGACCCGCTGCAGGAGTTGAGTGCTCTACAGCGAGCAACGTTGGTCAATGATGATGCCGTCACGTGCTGCTTGTACTTCAACAAGCTTGTCGATGTTCTCATGACGATCCTTTCTTCACCAAGGTTCAGCCCGTTGGGAAAGCATTACGTCGTGGACTCCTTCAAGCGCATCGAGTTTCAGCACCGCGGCAGCCCACATGCACATATCATGCTTTGGCTCGCAAACGATCCTAACGAAACTGTTTCTGAAGATATGCCTGCTACAATGGAGCTTATTAGGAAAGTTAGTTCCATCAGCGCTGTGCATTTACCGGAAACGATCAAGAAGCAGATTCATGACCACACGCGTACTTGTTACAAACGTAATGAAAAGCGTTGCAGGTTTAACATACCGTACTGGCCAATGAACGAAGAGCGTACACTGATTCCTCTCACCGCTGATGATAGTCGCCGTGATCGATTGAGGAAGCGTGCCTCGGAAATGAGACAAGTTTTGGAAACCAAGGCATTTGACAcgttagaggagtttctagacgaCTGTAAATGTACATACGAGTACTACCTTGATGTTCTGCGTTCTTCGATTAAACGACCAACGATCTTCCTGAAGCGAGCGATGAATGAGCTATGGACGAATCCTTTCAACCCATGGATTGCTCAAAAGCTTCGTTCTAACATGGATTTGCAGTTCATCCTCGACGTGTACTCATGTGCGTGTTACTTGGTTGACTATGTCAACAAGTCGAACCGCGGTATAAGTGGATTGCATCGAGAGCTTATCGCTCTGCAAGAGCAGTATCCGGATCAAGATTACACGGCGTTGCTGAAGAAGGTTAGTTTGAAAATGTTGAACTCTGTGGAGATGTGTGCCCAGGAAGCTGCATGGGTACTTCTGCGATTGCCTATGTCTGAAGCCAGCAGGAAAGTTCAATTCTTGCCAACGATGTGGCCTCATGAAAGGATAAGATCTAGGAAACAGTACAGGCAGATGGATGAAGAGGAAATCGATGAGGATTCGACTGATGTGTGGACCAAGAACATTATCCAGAAATACGAAGAGCGCGATGGCTTAGAAGATGTTTGTTTAGCTGACTTCGCAGCACGGTACACTCAAAGAAGAGGTACTAACACCTACACTATCCGGAATGTTCCACGAATACTAAGATGGCGTGGCTACAGCATGAACGAGTTGGCTGAGTACAAGCGTGAATCGGTACTTTTGTTTTGGCCATTCAGAAACGAAGTCTGCGACATTCTGGATGGCAACAAGTTTCTTCAGCTTTATGATGCGAATGAGGCAGATCTCTTGAGAAAACGAAGGGAATATGACTGCGAGCTGAATTTGGAACAGACTGTAGAGGAATACCTTCGTACTTGTGAGAACGAAGAGGTTGGTGAGCAGGAGAATGCCGCTACAGAGAAAAATGATGAATTTGTGCGAACGATCATCATGGAGCCCAACAACGACGATATTGAACATTTGCCCACAGGAGCACTGAATGCTGTCATCAGGCAACGTACTAATGTCATGTCGAAAGAAGATTACTGTGCAATGGTGAGGACAACCAATGCTGAGCAGCGCGACCTCATCCTGCAAATGATCCACAGTTTGCACAGTTACGATGAAAGCAGCAAGCCGATGCAGATTTTCTTTACTGGACCTGCTGGGTGCGGTAAAACATTCACTCTGCGCATTTTAATGGAGACGATAAATCGCTACAGTCAAGCCCACAACGCGCAGAAGAACGCCTTTGTGGCGTGTGCTTCCACCGGAAAAGCAGCCGTTGCTATAGGAGGAACAACCGTTCATTCAGCGTTTCGGATCACTATGTCAAGGCGAGCCAATTCGAAACTCAGCTTTGAGATGCTGCAGTTGTATCGCAATGCTTTTGCAAACATTAAGGCGGTCATAATCGATGAAGTTAGTATGATTGGTGCGGATATTCTCAACACCATTCATGCGCGTCTTCAGGACATTAGTGGCAATTATGATGATCCATTTGGCGGAATTAACATCGTATTCTGTGGAGACTTGCGACAATTGCCACCCGTCAATGCAAGGCCTGTTTACAAGCCTACAGGTAATTCCTTTCACGGTGCTGTTCTTTGGCAAGCATTGGATTTCTTACCGCTTGTTAAGGTGATGCGGCAGACAGATGTAGAGTTCTCCAGTATACTCACTAAGATTGGTAATGGCCAGCAAATGACTGCTGAGGAGACCAAACTGATTGAAAGTCGGTTCCGTACTGTAGAGTGGTGTAAACAAAACGCACCAGGAGCAATAAGGCTTTATCATCGGAATGCGGATGTTGAAGCATACAACAACGAAGTTCTGCATAATCAGGATGCTCTGGACTGTATAGCAGATGACGTTTTTGCGGGATACAAGGACGCTGGTCAACTGGCAAGCTCTCGCATCAAGCTCTACAAGATGAGCGTCGTGGAAACCGGTGGGTTACCGTATTTGCTACGCCTTTCCGTTGGTATGCCATACATGATTACAACCAACGTCGATGTAGAAGATGGCGTAGTGAATGGTGCGATAGGTGAGCTGAAATATATTGAAAAGGATGAAGACGGCTCAGTTGTGAAACTATGGTTCAAGTACGACAACGAGACGATAGGTGCTGCGTTGAGGATCAAATCGCGACCAACTGTCTATTCAAGGCCAGGAATTCTGCAACCCGATTGGACTCCTATTGCAAAGCGTTCAGGTAACATAAAGCTAAGCAGCATCATTAAATGCAAACGCATACAGTTTCCGGTGGTTAGTGCCTGTGCGTTAACAGTTCATAAGTCGCAAGGTGGCACTTTCTCCGAGGTCGTGTATGATTATGACAAGAGTCAAGATCAGCAATTGGTGTACGTTGGCTTGTCACGTGTTACGACGCTTCAAGGCCTTTACTTAACGAACTCCGCAAACTCGTTTAAATTTCATCATGCTAAGGGTAGCAACTCACCAAAGATGGTGGATTTAAGGAACGAGTTGTTGCGTTTGAGTAATCACCGACTGCGTACACTAGGAGATGAACTGAGTGAAGTAGTTGAAAACAGCGGCTCTGCATGTACATTGATGAGCCtcaatgtacagagtttgaacgcTCACGCGCAGGACATAGCGACTGATCGAATCCTTTCAAGCGTAGAATTTCTCGCTCTGAATGAAACCTGGATGGATGCTACCTCTCCAATAGAGATTGATGGATATAAGCGCATCACCCAGTGCAAGCGAATGGGTATGAGAGCGGCTGGAGTTGCGATCTATCAGAAGGAAACGGCATCAACCGTGGCTGTTCCGCATCCCATCAAGCAACTCGGTGAGGATCGAGACGAGACGTTTGCTGAAGTGATCAACTATGGAGACATATGTGCAGCAACGGTTAATATTATGGGAACCGAA GCAGAAATCCAAACTGAAACGGAGCTTGTCTCTCAGCTCAGCGTTTAA